The Schistocerca piceifrons isolate TAMUIC-IGC-003096 chromosome 11, iqSchPice1.1, whole genome shotgun sequence genome includes the window gtcaggaagtgtgtgtgtgtgaaccagtTAACACATTAAATGCCTGCAAAGGTGTATCAGCTCCACCAGGGCTGTCCCTAGTGAGACACTGTCAAAAGAACTTCCAAGTGTCAAGTACTGTAAAGTCCTTCAAAATCCACATCTATCTTATTATTCGATCTAAGATTAGGCGACATGACATATAAAAAATTAGAAAGCTAAGATTTCTCTTTAAGAAATGAAGTGCATCTGAGGTCATTAATTTTTCATttgcacaaatttatttttaattgaaaaagaAGCATTAGCATCTTCCTGTGCGTCTAATTAGAAATGAAACTGAGTTGTTGAAAGATGAACATTAAGTTGAACAGCTGTAATACCTCCCTTGGCAGACTGAGAAAActacattgtttttatttatttaaggttTTTAGAGAAGTTGGCATATTGCAGATATTAGCACATGCACAGGTCATAGTATGAGTAAATAGATATTTTATGCCATGGTGATTGGAATGAGATAGTCAGATACAAGTGACACAGCACATTTTCCAGTACTTACATCAGTGTGTGATGTAATCAGTATTTGCACTAAGACAATGTTTGTTTACAAGTACGTTTCTAATGGTAGTCTAACAAAATGCATGAAAGATTAATTTACTTTCATGGATTGTAACTTTTGCAGTAGCCAAAAGACATGGGACAGCAACAAGAATTTAGTCAgaagtgtgcttgtgtgtgtgtgtgtgtgtggggggggggtgtaTGAATATTAGTGTACACTGTCAGGTACTTCAGAGTGGCAGTGTGCATATGCACATGTGTTCATGTACAAGTCACACAAACAAAagcgacacacatacacacagtatgAGTGTGGGTGAGTAGCAGTCCACTTAAAGTGCTTCTTTCAACAAAATCATTTTCTGCAAAACTTTCGCTatttggcatgtgtgtgtgtgactaaATGTGCTGATAACTGGACTGAACCTTTTTGGCTCCTTGTCCGGAAAATCTCATTAAATATTTGGAGATGGAATTCATTTTGTGTGTCACCTACAGTAGTTTAAGGAAGGACTGCTGCACACAGAAACAGTATTAACTGTGTGAAGTATCTGTTTCACTTGAGGTCAACAGAACAGATTTCCAGCAAATGATTGGTGAAAATGTGACAACTCAATTTCCTGAAAGACTGGATAAAGGAATTTTTAATGGACAGAGGATGAAGACTTTGACAAGGGGCTACAGCACTACTTCTATACCTTGATATACACAGAGTTTGACACTCATTTGTATAATAGTAGTGGGAAATACAGTAGGTTTGTTTCTGGACAGATGTACATTCAGAACTCTTCTGTTTGCTTGTTTGATAGTTTCCTTCATAAGGTGTGTTTGCTTATAGTAAACAGTAAGAATTTATCTGTTATTTGCAGGAGACTTTCTCAACAAGGGAAAAACAGAAGGCTGCTCCAGGCAGCTGAGCAGGGGGCCGTAGAGGAGCTGAGGGCACTGCTCGCTGCAGGGGCGGATGTGGGGGCGAGAGGCAGGGGCGAACACAGGATGTCTGCCCTACACTGGGCAGTGCAGGGGGAACATATGGAGGCCGTGAGGTGTCTACTGGATGCTGGTGCGGAGGTGAACGACAGGGACAGCAACCGGAACACACCTCTGCACTTGGCTGCATACAGTGGTGATGTGGCTCTGGTGCGGATACTGCTGGAGTCATCTGCTGATCCCAATGCAAGGGATGAGTGGGGGAGAACGCCGCTGCACGACGCAGTGTGGCGTGGCCACATGGAGGCGGCGACTGTTCTGCTCGACGGAGGCGCTGATATGGATGTTATGGATGACGATGGGTTCACCCCCCTGGACAAAGCCAGGCAGAAAAACAACCAGCAGCTGATAGATTTGTTATCATGAGGCAGGCTGACCTACAAACTTTTGTGT containing:
- the LOC124719743 gene encoding ankyrin repeat domain-containing protein 1-like, whose translation is MVTCAHTVHLTFCVQHTNRYTNEVHHHHHHHRHGHPPVPQQRLSQQGKNRRLLQAAEQGAVEELRALLAAGADVGARGRGEHRMSALHWAVQGEHMEAVRCLLDAGAEVNDRDSNRNTPLHLAAYSGDVALVRILLESSADPNARDEWGRTPLHDAVWRGHMEAATVLLDGGADMDVMDDDGFTPLDKARQKNNQQLIDLLS